The following proteins come from a genomic window of Mammaliicoccus sp. Marseille-Q6498:
- a CDS encoding thiazole synthase has product MLKIGPYELNSRLLLGTGKFQDEQTQSEAIEASGTEVLTFAVRRMNLYDKSLPNPLANVDLKNFVTFPNTAGAHTAEEAVRIAEIANHAGLCNLIKVEVIGDDKTLLPDPIETYKACEILLEKGYIVCPYISCDVVLAKRLEALGVHAIMPLASPIGTGRGINNPLNLRYIIEQANVPVIVDAGIGSPKDACFAMELGADAILLNTAISSADDPVKMAKAMRLGIEAGKLSYEAGRIPVKYTAQASSPSEGLGFL; this is encoded by the coding sequence ATGTTAAAAATAGGACCATATGAATTAAACTCAAGATTATTATTAGGTACAGGTAAATTCCAAGATGAACAAACACAATCAGAAGCAATCGAAGCTTCAGGGACAGAAGTGTTAACTTTTGCAGTGAGAAGAATGAATTTATATGATAAATCATTACCTAACCCACTTGCTAATGTAGACTTAAAGAATTTTGTTACATTCCCTAACACTGCCGGCGCACATACAGCTGAAGAAGCAGTTAGAATTGCTGAAATCGCAAATCATGCTGGACTTTGTAACTTGATTAAAGTAGAAGTCATTGGTGACGATAAGACGTTATTACCTGATCCAATTGAAACTTATAAAGCTTGTGAAATACTATTAGAAAAAGGCTACATTGTATGTCCATATATTTCATGTGATGTTGTATTGGCGAAACGTTTAGAAGCATTAGGTGTTCATGCGATTATGCCACTTGCTTCACCAATTGGTACTGGTAGAGGTATAAATAATCCACTTAATTTAAGATATATAATTGAACAAGCGAACGTTCCAGTTATTGTTGATGCTGGTATTGGCTCACCAAAAGATGCATGCTTCGCGATGGAATTAGGCGCGGATGCGATACTTTTAAATACAGCTATTTCAAGTGCTGATGATCCTGTAAAAATGGCTAAAGCGATGAGACTTGGTATTGAAGCGGGTAAACTAAGCTATGAAGCTGGAAGAATACCTGTAAAATACACAGCTCAAGCGTCTAGTCCTAGCGAGGGGTTAGGCTTCCTGTAA
- a CDS encoding GntR family transcriptional regulator, giving the protein MLKYEQIATRIESLIAEGHYEAGDKLPSVEVLRANFDVSKSTIINALKSLEKQGLIYQARGSGIYVRNPKRDGFLNLFTAEGFSDDLKGHEVTSKVLKVVEVEPEPYIKNQLKLKEHETVYNVERIRYVDGKVFCIEESYFNKNVVLYMNEEIADGSIFHYIENNLKIKVGFTDIYFKIEKLSAENAQHLELNEGDPSLEYEQIFYTSTGVPFDYSKIVFHYENSRFYIPSVK; this is encoded by the coding sequence ATGCTTAAATATGAACAAATCGCAACACGCATAGAGTCTCTCATTGCTGAAGGTCACTATGAAGCTGGAGATAAATTACCAAGTGTAGAAGTACTGCGCGCTAATTTTGATGTGAGTAAAAGCACGATTATAAATGCATTAAAAAGTCTTGAAAAACAAGGGTTAATATATCAAGCAAGAGGAAGCGGGATTTATGTACGTAACCCAAAAAGAGACGGCTTTTTAAATTTATTTACGGCAGAAGGCTTTTCAGATGATTTAAAAGGACATGAAGTGACGAGTAAAGTGCTTAAAGTAGTTGAAGTCGAGCCAGAACCATATATTAAAAATCAATTAAAGTTGAAAGAACACGAAACAGTTTATAACGTTGAACGCATTAGATATGTAGACGGTAAAGTATTCTGTATAGAAGAATCATATTTCAACAAAAACGTCGTACTTTATATGAACGAAGAAATTGCAGACGGATCGATATTTCATTACATTGAAAATAATTTAAAAATAAAAGTCGGTTTCACAGATATCTATTTCAAAATTGAGAAACTAAGCGCAGAAAACGCACAGCACTTAGAACTAAACGAAGGAGACCCTTCATTAGAATATGAACAAATATTCTACACAAGTACAGGTGTACCCTTCGATTACTCAAAAATCGTCTTTCATTACGAAAACTCCAGATTCTATATACCTTCAGTTAAATGA
- a CDS encoding rhodanese-like domain-containing protein — MNKIELLETYLSLYIDHHEVLADLKSGENKYIVVDVRNAPKEVKKDKIKNSIEIPAKDLKNQLNNLDKNNTYVVYDWTGGTILGKKALLDFYDNGYDAYELAGALEGWKGMNLPLENVE, encoded by the coding sequence ATGAATAAAATAGAACTACTAGAAACGTATTTAAGTCTATATATCGATCATCATGAGGTACTTGCAGATTTGAAAAGTGGAGAAAATAAATATATAGTGGTCGATGTAAGAAATGCCCCTAAAGAAGTGAAAAAAGATAAAATTAAAAATTCTATTGAAATACCTGCAAAAGATTTGAAGAATCAACTAAATAATTTAGATAAAAATAATACATATGTCGTTTATGATTGGACTGGTGGTACTATTCTAGGAAAGAAAGCACTACTAGATTTCTATGATAACGGATACGATGCATATGAATTAGCAGGTGCTTTAGAAGGTTGGAAAGGTATGAACTTACCTTTAGAAAATGTAGAATAA
- a CDS encoding 6-phospho-beta-glucosidase, protein MTKLSKDFLWGGALAANQFEGGYDQGGKGLSVHDVMTAGEHGKAREITETIEADKFYPNHEGIDFYNRYQEDIGLFNEMGLKCLRTSIAWTRIFPNGDETEPNEEGLKFYDNVIDELLKYNIEPVLTLSHFEMPLHLAREYGGFRNRKVVDFFVHFAETVFNRYKDKVKYWMTFNEINNQMDTSNPIFLWTNSGVTLTEDEDAEEVLYQVAHNELIASALAVSKGKEINPNFVIGNMISHVPIYPYSCNPKDIMEAEIANRLRYFFPDVQVRGYYPGYALKMFEKKGYDIKWQEGDDEILENGTVDYIGFSYYMSTVVKHDAKQSVEDNIVNGGLPNSVENPHIKVSQWGWAIDPIGLRYTLNALYNRYQLPLFIVENGFGTTDEFKEDGTIDDQERIDYLREHIQSSIEAVDEDGVELMGYTPWGIIDIVSFTTGEMKKRYGLIHVDRDNKGEGSLKRTKKNSFYWYKNVIDTNGEELK, encoded by the coding sequence ATGACTAAATTAAGTAAAGACTTTTTATGGGGCGGAGCTTTAGCTGCTAACCAATTCGAAGGTGGATATGATCAAGGTGGTAAAGGTTTAAGTGTACATGATGTGATGACAGCCGGAGAACATGGTAAAGCGAGAGAAATTACTGAGACAATTGAAGCGGATAAGTTTTATCCAAACCATGAAGGCATCGATTTTTATAATAGATATCAAGAAGATATCGGTTTGTTCAATGAAATGGGGTTAAAATGTCTACGGACTTCAATTGCTTGGACAAGAATTTTTCCAAATGGTGATGAAACTGAACCGAACGAAGAAGGATTAAAATTCTATGATAACGTCATCGATGAGTTGTTAAAATATAATATCGAGCCTGTATTAACGTTATCACATTTTGAAATGCCGTTACACTTAGCGCGCGAATACGGTGGATTTAGAAACCGTAAAGTCGTTGATTTCTTTGTGCATTTTGCTGAAACAGTGTTTAACCGCTACAAAGATAAAGTGAAATATTGGATGACATTTAACGAAATTAATAACCAAATGGATACGAGTAATCCGATTTTCTTATGGACAAACTCTGGGGTAACGTTAACTGAAGATGAAGACGCGGAAGAAGTATTATATCAAGTTGCGCATAATGAACTGATCGCAAGTGCGTTAGCCGTATCAAAAGGTAAAGAAATTAATCCAAACTTCGTAATCGGTAATATGATTTCACATGTTCCAATATATCCATATTCATGTAATCCGAAAGATATTATGGAAGCGGAAATCGCAAATAGATTGAGATACTTTTTCCCAGATGTGCAAGTGAGAGGTTATTACCCAGGTTATGCTTTAAAAATGTTCGAGAAAAAAGGTTACGACATTAAATGGCAAGAAGGCGATGACGAAATTTTGGAAAATGGAACGGTTGATTATATCGGTTTCAGTTATTATATGTCTACAGTCGTTAAACATGATGCTAAACAAAGCGTTGAAGACAATATTGTGAACGGTGGATTACCAAACTCAGTAGAAAACCCTCATATTAAAGTGAGTCAATGGGGATGGGCAATTGATCCGATTGGTTTAAGATATACATTAAATGCGCTGTACAATCGTTATCAACTTCCATTATTCATCGTAGAAAATGGATTCGGAACAACAGATGAATTCAAAGAAGACGGTACGATAGACGATCAAGAACGTATCGATTATTTAAGAGAACATATCCAATCATCAATCGAAGCGGTAGACGAAGACGGCGTAGAACTGATGGGTTATACACCATGGGGAATTATTGATATCGTCTCATTCACAACCGGCGAAATGAAAAAAAGATACGGCCTTATCCATGTTGACCGTGATAACAAAGGCGAAGGATCATTGAAACGAACTAAGAAAAACTCATTCTATTGGTACAAAAATGTTATAGACACAAACGGCGAAGAACTGAAATAA
- a CDS encoding ThiF family adenylyltransferase, protein MERYERQTKYQQFGEHGQTQLQNTKIMIMGAGALGSHVAEQLARMGAHQLTIVDMDIVEISNLHRQALYDESDAEQMLPKVIALKDKIKNINHHVNLNAIHQELTPNNIEEIILQNKPDIIIDGMDQFDMRFLINEVCHKLQIPWIYGAAVGSKGTVYAIDFTGPCLKCILENIPQTGESCAINGVLPPIIHQVASYEVSELMRYVSGKGFSKKLITLDCFEITARTTQIDMLKNDNCPVCKCGEYTALNSSPTQTIEAMCGDAFLFRFKASIFDLAHYFPGHIIRENPYVKLIHNGDINMTFFQDGRMNVHGIKTYEEAETLYQKLRKSVV, encoded by the coding sequence ATGGAACGTTATGAAAGACAAACGAAATATCAGCAATTTGGTGAGCACGGTCAAACACAATTACAAAATACTAAAATTATGATTATGGGTGCTGGCGCTCTAGGTAGTCATGTCGCAGAACAACTAGCACGAATGGGCGCACACCAATTGACGATTGTAGACATGGATATCGTTGAAATCTCAAATCTACATCGCCAAGCATTGTATGATGAATCAGACGCTGAACAAATGCTTCCGAAAGTCATCGCTTTAAAAGACAAAATTAAAAACATTAATCATCACGTTAACTTAAACGCTATTCATCAAGAACTGACACCAAATAATATAGAAGAAATTATACTTCAAAATAAACCAGACATTATAATAGATGGAATGGATCAATTCGATATGCGTTTTTTAATAAATGAAGTGTGTCATAAACTCCAAATACCATGGATTTATGGTGCAGCAGTCGGAAGTAAAGGCACTGTTTATGCCATTGATTTCACTGGTCCATGTTTAAAATGCATTTTAGAAAACATACCACAAACAGGCGAAAGTTGTGCTATCAATGGTGTCTTACCACCTATTATACATCAAGTCGCAAGTTACGAAGTTTCAGAATTAATGAGATACGTATCAGGAAAAGGATTTTCTAAGAAACTCATCACATTAGACTGTTTCGAAATCACAGCCAGAACAACACAAATAGATATGCTTAAAAATGACAACTGCCCCGTATGCAAGTGCGGTGAATATACAGCATTGAACAGCTCACCCACTCAGACTATAGAAGCAATGTGCGGAGATGCATTTCTATTTAGATTCAAAGCATCAATATTTGACTTAGCACACTATTTCCCAGGACATATCATCAGAGAAAATCCGTACGTCAAACTGATTCATAATGGAGACATAAATATGACCTTCTTCCAAGACGGCCGAATGAACGTACACGGTATAAAGACATACGAAGAAGCAGAAACACTCTATCAAAAATTAAGAAAATCAGTCGTATAA
- a CDS encoding FAD-dependent oxidoreductase, with product MYDVLIVGSGVMGMSIARSLIDKETMSIAVIDRDVPGLHASYKAGGMLGAQNEFVRDTALYRLALKSRDCFKTLSKDLYDETNIDIEYKENGLIKMAASHADVDHLSSQYDFLHAQDKCVTNLNEDALNELTTHKIKFQHQAIFIPNDGQINASKYTKSLLKSITTRGIDRFYSTEVQSINKQDDGYNVLTSKGRYFTKKVIIAGGAWSNELLKDYHIETEITGVKGEVLLLENEQLDLKQTLFMTNGCYIVPKDKNRFLVGATSYPDDFSVGTTDVGEEWLFNQASTYIPLLKTSKIIKKWSGIRPYTENEWPIMDEVDDGLFLVTGHYRNGILLSPIIGKLMSEWIIDDKVPKMLEDFKVKRSVQI from the coding sequence ATGTATGATGTTTTAATTGTTGGTTCTGGCGTCATGGGCATGTCAATTGCGCGTTCGCTTATTGATAAAGAAACGATGTCGATTGCTGTTATAGATAGAGATGTCCCTGGTTTACACGCTTCATATAAAGCTGGTGGCATGTTAGGTGCACAAAATGAATTTGTGCGTGATACTGCGCTTTACCGACTTGCACTAAAATCTCGTGATTGCTTTAAGACTTTAAGTAAAGATTTATATGATGAAACTAATATCGATATTGAATATAAGGAAAATGGTTTAATCAAAATGGCAGCAAGTCACGCTGATGTTGATCATTTAAGTAGTCAGTATGATTTTTTACATGCTCAAGATAAATGTGTAACAAATTTGAATGAAGATGCATTAAATGAATTGACTACTCACAAGATTAAGTTTCAGCATCAAGCTATTTTTATACCAAATGACGGTCAAATCAATGCTTCAAAATACACTAAGTCATTGCTCAAATCTATTACGACGAGGGGTATTGACCGCTTTTATAGTACGGAAGTTCAAAGTATAAATAAACAAGATGATGGTTATAACGTTCTCACTTCTAAAGGTCGTTATTTTACTAAAAAAGTCATCATAGCTGGTGGTGCTTGGAGTAACGAATTGTTGAAAGATTATCATATTGAAACAGAAATCACTGGTGTTAAAGGCGAAGTGTTGTTACTAGAAAATGAACAGCTTGATTTGAAACAAACTTTATTTATGACGAATGGTTGTTATATCGTACCTAAAGATAAAAATAGATTTTTAGTTGGTGCAACGAGTTATCCAGATGACTTTTCAGTTGGGACTACAGACGTTGGTGAAGAATGGCTATTTAATCAAGCTTCGACTTATATTCCGTTATTAAAGACAAGTAAAATCATTAAAAAATGGTCTGGCATTAGACCTTATACAGAAAACGAATGGCCAATTATGGATGAAGTTGACGATGGTTTATTTTTAGTAACGGGACATTATCGAAATGGTATTTTATTATCACCTATTATCGGGAAACTGATGTCTGAATGGATTATAGATGACAAAGTACCGAAGATGTTAGAAGATTTTAAAGTGAAAAGGAGCGTTCAAATATGA
- a CDS encoding FMN-dependent NADH-azoreductase: protein MSQVLFITAHPHDETVSFSMATATAFIESYKASNPNDEVVHIDLYKSYIPQIDADVFAGWGKLQSGSGFDALSEGEQGKVKRLDELSDQFIKADKYVFVTPFWNFSFPPVMKAYLDSVSVAGKSFKYTAEGPVGLLPDKKALHIQARGGYYTEGPAADLEMGHRYIGQMMSFYGITDFEGLIVEGHNANPEKADEIKADGIARAKALGQTF, encoded by the coding sequence ATGTCACAAGTATTATTTATTACTGCTCATCCACATGATGAAACAGTATCATTCTCAATGGCTACGGCCACTGCTTTTATCGAAAGTTACAAAGCTTCAAACCCTAATGATGAAGTTGTTCACATTGATTTATATAAATCATATATCCCTCAAATAGATGCAGATGTTTTTGCTGGTTGGGGTAAATTACAATCAGGTTCTGGTTTCGATGCTTTATCTGAAGGCGAACAAGGTAAAGTTAAACGCCTTGATGAATTAAGTGATCAGTTTATCAAAGCTGACAAATATGTATTCGTAACACCATTCTGGAATTTCTCATTCCCTCCAGTTATGAAAGCTTACTTAGATTCAGTATCAGTTGCTGGTAAATCATTTAAATACACTGCTGAAGGTCCTGTTGGTTTATTACCTGACAAAAAAGCACTTCATATTCAAGCTCGTGGTGGATATTACACTGAAGGTCCAGCTGCAGATTTAGAAATGGGTCACCGTTATATCGGACAAATGATGAGTTTCTATGGTATTACTGATTTTGAAGGATTAATCGTTGAAGGTCATAACGCTAACCCTGAAAAAGCTGATGAAATTAAAGCAGATGGTATTGCACGCGCTAAAGCTTTAGGACAAACATTCTAA
- a CDS encoding thiamine phosphate synthase, with product MSINYLLSRGFPRDKLMVHTDTSLVEDFDLKFIHFKENDENAFIYKAQHPHVSVSMSTHSVESIMDAKVHGLDFVFFGHVFESASKLGRKPRSFSEIERAVGIDIPVFAIGGIDGDALKVLPKGFKGICAISFFRDHGVSEIEALRKVWNMYV from the coding sequence TTGTCTATTAATTATTTGCTTAGTCGTGGTTTTCCTCGAGATAAGTTAATGGTTCATACGGATACTTCTTTAGTTGAGGATTTTGATTTGAAGTTTATTCATTTTAAAGAAAATGATGAAAATGCTTTTATTTATAAGGCACAACACCCTCATGTTTCTGTAAGTATGTCCACGCATTCTGTTGAAAGTATTATGGATGCTAAAGTTCATGGATTGGATTTTGTCTTTTTTGGACATGTGTTTGAGTCCGCTTCTAAACTCGGTCGTAAGCCGAGGTCATTTTCAGAAATTGAACGTGCTGTTGGGATTGATATACCTGTATTTGCTATTGGTGGTATTGATGGTGATGCTTTAAAAGTACTTCCTAAAGGTTTTAAAGGTATTTGTGCGATTTCATTTTTTAGAGATCATGGTGTGTCGGAGATTGAAGCTTTAAGAAAGGTGTGGAATATGTATGTATGA
- a CDS encoding DUF3923 family protein — protein sequence MKISWVLWWILSIIEVLSFLVFSALLWMRDVDATGAVQTTELKWINIGILFSAYVLPFGIQIVWLIINVVLNSKKKA from the coding sequence GTGAAAATATCATGGGTGTTATGGTGGATACTTAGCATTATAGAAGTACTTTCGTTCTTAGTCTTTTCAGCTTTGTTATGGATGAGAGATGTAGATGCTACTGGTGCTGTACAAACAACAGAATTGAAATGGATTAATATTGGTATCTTGTTCTCAGCATATGTTTTACCTTTTGGAATACAAATTGTGTGGCTAATAATAAATGTCGTTTTAAATAGTAAGAAAAAGGCATAA
- a CDS encoding N-acyl homoserine lactonase family protein — MVNVNNQGIKLYVLDNGRMSMDKNLMIAGSNQATLDNPNAPNEMHEFPIFTVFIDHPDAKILFDTACNPNSMGDNGRWITPTQKAFPYTADESCYLPNRLEQINVDPSEVDYVVASHLHLDHAGCLEYFTNATVIVHDDELNGTMQTYARHQKNGAYIWADIDAWIKNDLTWKTIKPYEDNIEIVKGVKVLNFGSGHAWGMIGLEIETQELGTLILASDAIYTQESMGDILKPPGILYDSIGWAKSVEKIKRLAKEKNAQIWFGHDGDQFEGFRKSTEGYYE; from the coding sequence ATGGTAAATGTAAATAACCAAGGAATAAAGCTGTATGTATTAGACAATGGACGAATGAGTATGGACAAAAATTTAATGATTGCAGGTTCTAACCAAGCAACTTTAGATAATCCTAACGCACCAAATGAAATGCATGAATTTCCTATTTTCACAGTGTTTATCGACCATCCTGATGCTAAAATTCTTTTTGACACTGCTTGTAATCCGAATTCTATGGGTGACAATGGTAGATGGATTACGCCAACTCAAAAAGCATTCCCTTACACAGCGGATGAATCGTGTTACTTACCTAACAGACTAGAACAAATCAATGTTGATCCAAGTGAAGTAGATTATGTTGTCGCTTCTCACTTACATTTAGATCACGCAGGTTGCTTAGAGTATTTTACAAACGCTACAGTTATTGTGCATGACGATGAGTTAAATGGCACAATGCAAACTTATGCTCGTCATCAAAAAAATGGCGCCTATATTTGGGCTGATATTGATGCTTGGATAAAAAATGACTTAACATGGAAAACCATTAAACCTTATGAAGATAATATAGAAATTGTTAAAGGCGTAAAAGTGCTTAACTTTGGTAGTGGACACGCTTGGGGCATGATTGGTCTTGAAATAGAAACACAAGAGCTTGGTACTTTAATTTTAGCTTCGGATGCTATTTATACACAAGAAAGTATGGGTGACATTTTAAAACCACCTGGCATTTTATATGATTCTATCGGTTGGGCAAAATCTGTTGAAAAAATTAAACGCTTAGCAAAAGAAAAGAATGCTCAAATTTGGTTTGGTCATGACGGTGATCAATTTGAAGGATTTAGAAAATCAACTGAAGGTTACTATGAATAG
- a CDS encoding MarR family transcriptional regulator: MDEFYLIDSSSVDKLKDLKEEYGNLDITSVLLYLEIQKAYKKMKVNHDFYLQKFDLSESKFTIMMLLSYEKDMTMSPSDLSEKIGSKKSTITGVLKGLEKRNLIVRKALPNDKRTNYVQLTPEGLEKLQAFLPSNYEVVSRIFDVFSEEEKEQFYALTNKLKNNLEKDEFL, from the coding sequence TTGGATGAATTTTATTTAATCGATAGTTCCTCGGTGGATAAACTAAAGGATTTAAAAGAAGAATATGGTAATTTGGATATTACTTCTGTACTTCTTTATTTAGAAATACAAAAAGCATATAAAAAAATGAAAGTGAATCATGATTTCTATTTACAAAAATTTGATTTATCAGAATCAAAATTCACGATAATGATGTTGTTGTCATATGAAAAAGATATGACAATGTCGCCATCTGATTTATCTGAAAAAATTGGTAGTAAAAAATCTACTATAACTGGAGTCTTAAAAGGATTGGAAAAAAGAAATCTGATTGTTAGAAAGGCATTACCAAATGATAAAAGAACGAATTATGTTCAGTTAACACCTGAGGGATTAGAAAAATTACAAGCATTTTTACCAAGTAACTATGAAGTCGTTTCGAGAATTTTTGATGTATTTAGCGAAGAAGAAAAAGAACAATTTTACGCTTTAACTAACAAGCTTAAAAATAATTTAGAAAAGGATGAATTTTTATGA
- a CDS encoding fructose-1,6-bisphosphatase, with translation MTQYYNQELKEKYLDLLAEKFDKEEKVATEIINLESILDLPKGTEHFVSDLHGEYHAFQHVLRNGSGNVRAKINDIFKDTHSEEEISELAALVYYPEEKLKLIKNHFESKEALNEWYVETLQQMINIISYASSKYTRSKLRKALPKQFVYIIEELLYKSNVYNNKKTYYETIVQNIISLGQSDKLIVGLAYTIQQLVVDHLHVVGDIYDRGPEPDKIMETLINYHSVDIQWGNHDVLWIGAFAGSKVCLANILRICARYDNLDIIEDAYGINLRPLVNLAEKYYGDNTAFYPKEHADKSLSEEEKLQITKIHQAIAIIQFKLESPIIKRRPSFDMKERLVLEKVDYDKQEITVYGQTYPLENTCFETVDPKDPARLNEEEEEVINKLLLSVQESEKLKRHMNFLMKKGNLYLKYNGNLLIHGCIPVDENGKMESMEIDGKMYSGRELLDQFEYHIRKSFNHKHHTDDLSTDLIWYLWTGKYSSLFGKRAMTTFERYFIKDKASHKEVKNPYYYLREDSEMCRKMLEEFDLDPEQGRIINGHTPVKEIDGENPIKANGKMIVIDGGFSKAYQSTTGIAGYTLLYNSFGMQLVAHKHFGTKENVLLNGADELSVRRVVDEELERKKVRDTNVGAKLQEEIKMLQELMAYRYIN, from the coding sequence ATGACCCAGTATTACAACCAAGAGTTAAAGGAAAAATATTTAGATTTATTAGCTGAGAAGTTTGATAAGGAAGAGAAAGTTGCTACTGAAATTATTAACTTAGAATCTATTTTAGACTTGCCTAAAGGTACTGAGCATTTTGTCAGTGATCTGCATGGTGAATATCATGCTTTTCAACATGTGCTTCGTAATGGTTCTGGTAATGTGAGAGCTAAAATTAATGATATTTTCAAAGATACGCATTCTGAAGAGGAAATCAGTGAGCTTGCTGCTTTAGTTTATTATCCTGAAGAAAAGTTAAAATTGATTAAAAATCATTTTGAATCTAAAGAAGCTTTGAATGAATGGTATGTCGAAACGCTTCAACAAATGATTAACATTATTTCTTATGCTTCTAGTAAATATACGCGTTCTAAATTACGTAAGGCGCTTCCTAAACAATTTGTATACATAATTGAAGAGTTGCTTTATAAAAGTAATGTTTATAATAATAAGAAGACTTATTATGAAACGATTGTTCAAAATATTATTTCTCTAGGACAATCGGATAAATTAATTGTAGGATTAGCTTATACGATTCAACAATTAGTGGTTGACCACTTACATGTCGTCGGTGATATTTATGACCGTGGTCCTGAACCTGACAAAATTATGGAAACATTGATTAATTATCATTCTGTCGATATTCAATGGGGTAACCATGATGTACTTTGGATTGGTGCTTTTGCTGGTTCTAAAGTGTGTCTAGCGAATATTCTTAGAATTTGTGCACGTTATGACAACTTAGATATTATCGAAGATGCTTACGGGATTAATTTAAGACCTTTAGTTAACTTAGCAGAAAAATATTACGGCGATAATACTGCTTTTTATCCGAAAGAACACGCTGACAAGTCACTTTCTGAAGAAGAAAAATTACAAATCACGAAAATTCATCAAGCAATTGCTATCATTCAATTTAAGCTTGAAAGTCCGATTATTAAACGTAGACCTTCTTTTGATATGAAAGAAAGACTTGTGCTTGAAAAGGTAGATTATGATAAACAAGAAATCACTGTTTACGGTCAAACGTATCCTTTAGAAAACACTTGTTTTGAAACAGTAGATCCAAAAGACCCTGCCCGACTTAACGAAGAAGAAGAGGAAGTTATTAATAAACTACTTCTTTCTGTTCAAGAATCTGAAAAATTAAAACGACACATGAACTTTTTAATGAAAAAAGGCAATCTATATTTAAAATATAATGGAAACCTTTTAATTCATGGCTGTATTCCAGTAGATGAAAATGGCAAAATGGAATCAATGGAAATTGACGGGAAAATGTATAGCGGTCGTGAATTATTAGACCAATTTGAATATCATATTAGAAAATCATTTAACCATAAACATCATACAGATGATTTATCTACAGACTTAATTTGGTATTTATGGACTGGTAAATATTCCTCATTATTTGGGAAGCGTGCCATGACAACTTTTGAAAGATATTTTATTAAAGACAAAGCTTCTCACAAAGAAGTAAAAAATCCATACTACTATTTAAGAGAAGATAGTGAAATGTGTAGAAAAATGTTAGAAGAATTTGATTTAGACCCTGAACAAGGACGAATCATTAATGGCCATACACCCGTTAAAGAAATTGATGGCGAAAATCCAATCAAAGCAAACGGCAAAATGATCGTTATTGACGGTGGATTTTCAAAAGCATATCAATCCACTACAGGAATCGCCGGATATACGTTACTATACAATTCATTCGGTATGCAATTAGTAGCACATAAACACTTCGGAACTAAAGAAAATGTACTATTAAACGGTGCCGATGAATTATCAGTCAGACGCGTTGTAGACGAAGAACTAGAACGAAAAAAAGTCCGAGACACAAACGTCGGCGCTAAACTACAAGAAGAAATTAAAATGCTACAAGAACTCATGGCATATCGATATATTAATTAA
- the thiS gene encoding sulfur carrier protein ThiS — translation MKCIVNGDEFNFDYALSVSELLQSLELDQERIIVEFNGTLIKSEQFNETVVRESDRLELLEFVGGG, via the coding sequence ATGAAATGTATTGTGAATGGTGATGAATTTAATTTTGATTATGCATTATCAGTTTCAGAATTACTGCAATCACTCGAACTTGATCAAGAGAGAATCATTGTAGAATTTAACGGCACGCTTATTAAAAGTGAACAATTTAATGAAACAGTTGTGAGAGAATCAGATCGATTAGAATTATTAGAATTTGTTGGAGGCGGATAA